A portion of the Elusimicrobiota bacterium genome contains these proteins:
- the gatA gene encoding Glutamyl-tRNA(Gln) amidotransferase subunit A — MDLHQLSAVDIARGVQSKKFSAFEVVQASLAAIKKINPTLNAYLSVEEKSLEAAKAVDERVRSGENPGRLAGVPIAIKDNMMVKGQPTTCASKILGNYIAPYDAHVIEKLQQEGAIIVGKTNLDEFAMGSSTENSAFGPSRNPWDTSRIPGGSSGGSAVAVATRTVPIALGSDTGGSIRQPASLCGVLGLKPTYGRVSRYGVVAFASSLDQIGPFTHNVEDMAVTLSIISGKDERDSTSVDKPVPDFSSELKKPIQGLRVGIPKEYFVEGMDAEVRNAVLETANVLKKLGADIKDISLPNSDSALAVYYILAPSEASSNLARFDGMRYGFRNPTAANLIEQYGLNRHDGFGPEVKRRIMIGTYALSSGYYDAFYAKAQKVRTLIKRDFDQAFAEVDIILTPVSPTPAFKIGEKADDPLTMYLSDICTIPCNLAGIPGISVPCGLTAQGLPIGVQFYSNLFQDSLLLQVSHAFLSQTGWHKKTPQ, encoded by the coding sequence ATGGACCTCCATCAACTGTCAGCCGTCGACATCGCCCGAGGGGTTCAATCCAAGAAATTTTCCGCTTTCGAGGTGGTTCAGGCTTCCTTGGCCGCCATCAAGAAAATTAATCCCACCCTGAATGCCTACTTGAGCGTCGAAGAAAAATCATTGGAGGCCGCCAAAGCGGTGGATGAGAGAGTCCGTTCCGGTGAAAATCCGGGCCGATTGGCCGGCGTGCCCATTGCCATCAAAGACAACATGATGGTCAAAGGCCAGCCCACCACCTGCGCGTCCAAAATTTTAGGGAATTACATCGCGCCCTATGACGCGCATGTGATTGAGAAGTTGCAACAAGAAGGCGCCATTATCGTCGGGAAAACCAATCTGGATGAGTTCGCTATGGGCTCTTCCACTGAAAACTCCGCTTTTGGTCCCTCTCGAAATCCGTGGGACACTTCCCGCATTCCAGGCGGTTCCTCCGGGGGGAGCGCGGTGGCCGTGGCGACGAGAACGGTTCCCATCGCGCTCGGCAGCGACACCGGCGGGTCGATTCGCCAGCCCGCTTCTCTCTGTGGTGTTTTGGGCTTGAAGCCGACCTATGGGCGGGTTTCCCGTTATGGCGTGGTGGCCTTTGCCTCCTCGCTTGATCAAATCGGCCCATTCACGCACAACGTTGAAGACATGGCGGTGACCCTCTCCATCATCAGTGGCAAAGATGAACGCGATTCAACCTCCGTGGACAAACCCGTGCCGGACTTTTCTTCTGAACTCAAGAAGCCCATCCAAGGTTTGCGGGTGGGGATTCCCAAAGAATATTTTGTGGAAGGAATGGACGCGGAGGTTCGAAATGCCGTTCTCGAAACGGCAAACGTTCTCAAAAAGCTGGGCGCCGATATCAAAGATATTTCGTTGCCCAATTCCGATTCCGCCTTGGCGGTGTATTACATTCTGGCCCCCAGCGAAGCCAGCTCCAATTTGGCCCGCTTTGACGGCATGCGTTATGGATTCAGGAATCCGACCGCCGCCAACCTAATTGAACAATATGGTTTGAATCGCCACGATGGGTTTGGGCCCGAGGTCAAACGCCGTATTATGATCGGCACGTATGCTCTCTCTTCCGGTTATTACGACGCTTTTTACGCCAAAGCCCAGAAAGTTCGAACGCTCATCAAACGCGATTTCGATCAAGCCTTTGCCGAGGTGGACATCATTCTCACCCCCGTTTCGCCCACCCCCGCTTTTAAAATCGGAGAAAAGGCGGACGACCCTTTGACCATGTACCTCTCAGACATTTGCACCATTCCCTGCAATCTGGCCGGAATCCCCGGAATTTCGGTTCCGTGCGGATTGACCGCGCAAGGCCTCCCCATTGGGGTCCAGTTTTATTCCAACCTTTTCCAAGACAGTTTGTTGCTCCAGGTTTCCCACGCTTTCCTCTCCCAAACCGGCTGGCACAAGAAAACCCCGCAATAA
- the gatC gene encoding Glutamyl-tRNA(Gln) amidotransferase subunit C, protein MNKQIISLEDVRHVAKLARIAMSEEELKKYQVQLERILAHIAKLKEKNTEGVLPTAHPYETATPWREDIAKPFADLEALFKNAPEMEETFYRVKKVIE, encoded by the coding sequence ATGAATAAACAAATTATTTCCTTAGAAGATGTTCGGCACGTGGCCAAACTGGCGCGTATCGCCATGTCGGAAGAGGAACTGAAAAAATACCAGGTCCAACTGGAACGGATATTGGCGCACATCGCGAAACTGAAAGAGAAAAATACCGAGGGCGTTCTTCCCACCGCGCATCCGTATGAAACCGCGACTCCGTGGCGGGAAGACATCGCCAAGCCGTTTGCCGATCTGGAAGCCCTTTTTAAAAACGCCCCTGAGATGGAGGAGACGTTCTACCGGGTTAAGAAGGTCATCGAATAA
- the pcrA_1 gene encoding ATP-dependent DNA helicase PcrA encodes MSIVSVHQILETLNPPQREAAEHVDGPLLILAGAGSGKTRVIVCRTAQLIARGVAPWNILAVTFTNKAAAEMRQRVNTLCPGSGAAVWVSTFHAFCAKFLRVEAKNVGLDPNFVIYDDNDQMAIIKEILKEMMLTDKECAPRQVLSAISRAKDDMLDSGSYLIHAQAHADPFRERVGRIYEAYSKKLKASMALDFGDLIMKSVEAFRDNERVREKYQKRFRYLMVDEYQDTNHAQYLLTKYLAGPEKNICVVGDDDQSIYSWRGATIRNILEFERDYPGAKVVKLEQNYRSSSKIIEAASRLIQLNTRRKEKKMWTDNAPGEDVVFVEMANEQEEARYVMDQVSALRGRGVNLKDIAIFYRTNAQSRVFEDALRRLAVPYTIVGALRFYERAEIKDAVAYLRAVVNPKDSLSLKRVVNLPARGLGKNSQSLLEQYAATQGISLWETFQQSAQVAGISPAARAGVKNFVELIERFQKISEEQPASTVVRRMLEESGYWDKWASVADEDPEAAERLDNLQELINAAKDFEERTKADQGDPLPTVARFLQEVSLMTDLDDWEDQGGTLTLMTVHLAKGLEFPAVFVTGLEEGLFPIGDAAFDQDELEEERRLAYVAMTRAREKLYLTSAASRRIFGTPRMNIPSRFIEEAGVASVRSAQNSGGWGKTSSMSDDDFNQTLGVSEDMNQDVGEASPSAPLALPRVRRLPKVGQRVTHPDFGQGKVLDVEGSGDHAKVTILFNNGSKKKLLLKYAPLEF; translated from the coding sequence ATGTCCATTGTGTCTGTTCATCAGATTTTAGAAACCCTGAACCCTCCTCAGCGGGAGGCCGCCGAACATGTGGACGGACCTTTACTGATTCTTGCGGGGGCTGGATCGGGGAAAACCCGGGTGATTGTGTGCCGAACCGCTCAATTGATCGCGCGCGGCGTGGCTCCATGGAACATTTTGGCGGTGACCTTCACGAACAAGGCGGCTGCTGAAATGAGGCAGCGGGTGAACACGCTCTGTCCGGGGTCGGGTGCGGCGGTGTGGGTGTCCACCTTTCACGCATTCTGCGCCAAATTTCTTCGGGTCGAAGCCAAGAATGTGGGGCTGGACCCGAACTTCGTGATCTACGACGACAACGACCAAATGGCCATCATCAAAGAAATTTTGAAGGAGATGATGCTCACCGACAAAGAATGCGCGCCGCGTCAGGTGCTTTCCGCCATCTCCCGCGCCAAAGACGATATGTTGGATTCGGGGTCTTACCTCATTCATGCTCAGGCCCATGCCGATCCGTTTCGAGAGCGGGTGGGCCGTATTTATGAGGCGTATTCCAAAAAGCTGAAAGCTTCGATGGCGCTTGATTTCGGAGATCTGATCATGAAAAGCGTCGAGGCTTTTCGGGACAATGAAAGGGTCCGGGAAAAATATCAGAAACGGTTTCGGTACTTGATGGTGGATGAGTACCAAGACACAAATCATGCCCAATATTTATTGACCAAATATTTGGCGGGACCCGAAAAAAACATTTGTGTGGTGGGAGATGATGATCAATCCATCTACTCTTGGCGCGGAGCCACCATTCGCAACATCCTCGAGTTTGAACGGGACTATCCGGGCGCCAAGGTGGTCAAGCTTGAGCAGAATTACCGGTCGTCCTCGAAAATTATTGAGGCGGCTTCTCGCTTGATTCAGCTGAACACGCGTCGAAAAGAAAAGAAAATGTGGACCGACAACGCGCCGGGTGAGGATGTGGTTTTTGTTGAAATGGCCAACGAGCAAGAGGAAGCCCGATATGTCATGGATCAAGTGTCGGCGCTTCGGGGACGCGGCGTGAACTTAAAAGACATCGCGATTTTCTACCGGACCAACGCTCAATCCCGCGTGTTTGAAGATGCGCTCCGGCGTTTGGCGGTTCCCTACACCATTGTGGGGGCGCTCCGTTTCTATGAACGGGCTGAAATCAAAGACGCGGTGGCTTACCTCAGAGCGGTGGTAAATCCGAAGGATTCGCTCAGTCTCAAACGGGTGGTCAATTTGCCAGCCCGGGGCCTTGGTAAAAATTCGCAGAGTCTCTTGGAACAATATGCCGCCACGCAAGGAATTTCATTGTGGGAAACTTTTCAACAATCGGCCCAAGTGGCTGGTATTTCACCGGCGGCGCGGGCGGGAGTGAAAAATTTTGTTGAGCTCATTGAGCGGTTCCAGAAAATATCAGAAGAGCAGCCGGCGTCGACGGTGGTGAGAAGAATGCTTGAGGAATCGGGATATTGGGACAAGTGGGCCAGCGTCGCCGACGAGGACCCGGAAGCCGCGGAGCGTTTGGACAACCTGCAAGAACTCATCAATGCCGCCAAAGATTTTGAAGAGAGAACCAAAGCCGATCAAGGGGATCCCCTTCCCACGGTGGCCCGTTTCCTGCAGGAAGTTTCCTTGATGACGGATTTAGACGACTGGGAAGATCAAGGGGGAACATTGACGTTGATGACTGTGCATTTGGCCAAAGGACTCGAGTTTCCTGCGGTGTTCGTGACAGGCCTCGAAGAAGGACTTTTTCCGATTGGAGATGCCGCGTTTGATCAAGATGAGTTGGAGGAAGAGCGCCGCTTGGCCTATGTGGCGATGACGCGGGCGAGAGAAAAACTTTACTTGACCTCGGCGGCCAGTCGGCGGATTTTTGGGACCCCTCGCATGAACATCCCCTCCCGTTTTATTGAAGAGGCCGGTGTGGCTTCGGTTCGCTCCGCTCAAAACTCCGGGGGATGGGGGAAAACATCTTCCATGAGCGATGACGATTTCAACCAAACCTTGGGCGTGAGTGAGGATATGAACCAGGATGTTGGTGAGGCGTCTCCCTCAGCGCCTTTGGCGTTGCCGCGTGTTCGCCGGCTTCCCAAAGTGGGACAACGCGTCACCCATCCTGATTTTGGCCAAGGAAAAGTGTTGGACGTGGAGGGCTCTGGGGATCACGCCAAGGTCACCATCCTTTTCAACAACGGTTCCAAGAAAAAACTCTTGTTAAAATACGCCCCTTTGGAATTTTAA